The following coding sequences lie in one Salvelinus fontinalis isolate EN_2023a chromosome 21, ASM2944872v1, whole genome shotgun sequence genomic window:
- the LOC129818748 gene encoding M-phase phosphoprotein 9-like isoform X1: MSTDDSISEDVSSLGALSHCHAGEGGKESESSEGTSAASGLGLGLGLSGTEEPNANSKTAGGTVDGRAEDITPACSLPHKIRSLCLSTEEAFGPGKSLPFINPSSLETLRALVQEIQSSGETDPEMWKDCEGRWLHLFQLVEKQYQEQILAQQEQYQCQIQLIQDEIKALVQLQNRQTSTQTHNNYPYTPTATTNTQTHHDYQSTLSTVTQTHPDYSSSPAVATIHPSPSTDLPNGNSPLSAPPTSLSVPQPFLSSTFPLPTSTRPGPVTPRERWAERAGTVLSSGYGTLSAWGSGLDGTKTPGGVEERGRGKEESGWSLHLQDYTETILIGQEGQQRSASANEVASRDNPSPPEQQRTSSQPLTSWAQRQRRSKPKKSTTGQAQPPLASPPPLQAPFPGQSVPQTSSSQEQQPSPRQSPRDSPLENTDLQDKHGSAATFTNSFPLRRSDSLMSEASGLTYWRMDVSELYRPLPDSFDSGAYLLLQEASISLKSPEDQKLSLREIYHSKQRTTESKHTDWDRSLTCSPTSPQVFTLDPTIHLRQSDRTSGFTSPSHFSSPSYPTQPQLYPRVDTPVSPDSMAEGSTNPGDTDCASNASSLSAVAPTLARVASARIKPSPSPPSTSKPLMLPSSQQRKALVTQASEEEGSHTHTSTLKQLAVSGRQTHSHTLSQSGPRMEKAASLEDPVIVSLLREKLREKHTRHVADLKAYYEAEIKVLRDKLDLSDLPHDLEQSNHTLRQRCAQLERALSEASSRIQELENKNTILEKQLADWPERYDTACSTATSLQQRLDESRQSGREKDSSAGRLRTRVRQLEEALENACRETQEKEARREREYKMLQDLLGEYDSLKKDHEGVKDNLVSTENKLFDANEQVSELKRVICKLESQVNQLEHENQARSRQAVHNHTQPSGAGLYHHPDLLLSPSKHPWQPESTYRISPCSQTDQSHSTRKSPCPQTDQSQSYRMSPCPQTDQSGSSGHFTDHTGSRRCLSPPEREQDRGEVVREARGPLTPLMRALIELDEIRTPEDQAPCKTSHSTTDSLSLVSRLGSRRPTVGFVERNHREPPTQDRGKAMEDRGGTGHESGAAGSERGMVCLNGGRDGPPQGVASPGRAASGTFRGVCLLRAQRSLSPEGHRSSSLPPRAQRATFPPTTPTKRETLMTPQSAKSSPKRCPTENYSTAFGNPPPRQQQQLHNRFDVASDQRLHNSSPRKRLFSEATQRSSGGSVESSGSVEPQKGVCGLGWEEQGAGGSGSDLQDPGTDLQNSLHSLADAERLFDELTMEKQQIESALSRMPGSGGRVSLQTRLDEVALENRLESVNRDLGSIRMTLKRFHVLRSSANI; the protein is encoded by the exons ATGTCCACAGATGACAGTATCTCTGAGGATGTGTCCAGCCTGGGGGCCCTGAGCCACTGCCATGCCGGGGAAGGGGGCAAGGAAAGCGAGTCCTCAGAGGGCACCTCAGCAGCCTCTGGCCTTGGACTTGGGTTGGGGCTGTCCGGGACGGAGGAACCCAATGCCAACTCCAAGACTGCAGGGGGAACCGTAGATGGGAGAGCTGAAGACATCACACCAGCATGCAGCCTCCCCCACAAGATCAG GAGCCTGTGTCTGAGTACAGAGGAGGCCTTTGGGCCTGGCAAGAGTCTCCCCTTCATCAACCCCTCCTCCCTGGAGACCCTCAGAGCCCTGGTCCAAGAGatccagagtagtggggagaCTGACCCGGAAATGTGGAAGGACTGTGAG GGTCGATGGCTGCATCTGTTCCAGCTAGTAGAGAAACAGTACCAAGAGCAGATCCTGGCTCAGCAAGAACAGTACCAGTGCCAAATACAG CTGATTCAGGATGAGATCAAAGCCTTGGTTCAGCTCCAGAACCGCCAGACCAGCACACAGACCCACAACAATTACCCATATACCCCTACTGCtaccaccaacacacagacacatcacgATTACCAATCTACGCTTTCTactgtcacacagacacacccagacTACTCCTCTTCCCCTGCTGTTGCCACTATACACCCCTCACCCTCCACGGACCTTCCCAATGGGAACTcgcctctctctgctccccccacctccctctctgtcccccaaccCTTTCTGAGCTCCACCTTCCCTCTACCCACATCCACTCGGCCAGGGCCGGTCACCCCAAGAGAGAGGTGGGCTGAGCGGGCAGGGACGGTGCTGAGCAGTGGGTATGGGACCCTGTCGGCCTGGGGGTCAGGGCTCGATGGGACAAAGACTccggggggagtagaggagagaggccgGGGGAAAGAGGAGTCTGGTTGGTCCCTTCACCTCCAGGACTACACAGAGACCATTCTGATTGGCCAGGAGGGTCAGCAGAGGAGTGCCTCGGCCAATGAGGTGGCTTCTAGAGACAATCCTAGTCCACCTGAGCAGCAGAGAACCTCCAGCCAACCGCTGACCTCCTGGGCTCAAAGACAGAGACGCAGCAAACCCAAGAAGAGCACCACGGGGCAGGCCCAACCTCCCCTGGcttcccccccaccccttcagGCCCCATTCCCAGGCCAGAGCGTCCCTCAGACCTCTTCCTCCCAGGAGCAGCAACCCAGCCCCAGGCAGAGCCCTAGAGACAGCCCCCTGGAGAACACTGACCTCCAGGACAAG CATGGGTCGGCTGCTACCTTCACCAACTCCTTCCCTCTGAGGAGAAGTGACAGCCTCATGTCTGAGGCCTCag GTCTGACGTACTGGCGCATGGATGTGAGTGAGCTCTACCGCCCCCTACCTGACAGCTTTGACAGTGGAGCCTACCTCCTGCTGCAGGAGGCCTCTATCAGTCTG AAATCTCCAGAGGACCAGAAGCTGTCTCTCAGAGAGATCTACCACAGCAAGCAGAGAACTACTGAGTCTAAACACACCGACTGGGACCGCTCTCTCACCTGCAGCCCCACATCACcacag GTGTTTACTCTAGATCCCACTATTCATCTCCGTCAATCAGATCGAACCTCCGGCTTCACCTCGCCCTCCCACTTCAGCagcccctcctaccccacccagCCGCAGCTCTACCCCCGTGTTGACACCCCCGTCAGCCCAGACAGCATGGCTGAGGGCAGTACCAACCCCGGGGACACAGACTGCGCCTCCAACGCCTCCAGCCTCTCCGCCGTCGCACCTACCCTAGCCAGAGTGGCCTCTGCTCGGATAAAACCGTCCCCGTCGCCCCCCTCTACCTCCAAGCCCTTGATGCTCCCCAGCAGCCAGCAACGCAAGGCCTTAGTCACTCAGGCCAGCGAGGAGGAggggagtcacacacacaccagcaccctgAAGCAACTGGCTGTGTCTGGGAGGcagacgcactcacacacactctcccagagcGGCCCTCGTATGGAGAAAGCGGCGTCACTGGAAGACCCTGTGATTGTCTCTCT GCTGAGAGAGAAGCTGAGGGAGAAACACACTCGTCATGTAGCTGATCTGAAGGCTTACTACGAGGCAGAGATCAAAGTCCTCCGGGACAAACTGGACCTGAGCGACTTGCCTCATGACCTGGAGCAGAGCAACCACACACTCCGACAGAG GTGTGCTCAGCTAGAGCGAGCTCTGTCTGAAGCAAGCAGCCGTATCCAGGAGCTGGAGAACAAGAACACCATCCTAGAGAAACAACTG GCTGACTGGCCAGAGCGCTATGACACAGCCTGTTCCACGGCAACGTCCCTGCAGCAGCGATTGGACGAAAGCAGGCAGTCAGGCAGGGAGAAGGACTCCTCGGCCGGCCGCCTCAGGACCCGGGTCCGGCAGCTAGAGGAGGCCTTGGAGAACGCCTGCAGAGAAACACAAGAGAAGGAGgccaggagggagagggagtacaAGATGCTGCAGGAC CTTTTGGGAGAGTATGACTCTCTGAAGAAAGACCACGAGGGGGTTAAG GACAACCTGGTGTCTACAGAGAACAAGCTGTTTGATGCCAACGAGCAGGTTTCTGAACTAAAAAG GGTGATCTGTAAGCTGGAGAGCCAGGTGAATCAGCTGGAGCATGAGAACCAGGCCAGGAGTCGCCAGGCTGTCCACAACCACACACAGCCTTCTGGAGCTGG TCTGTACCACCATCCGGACCTGTTGCTTTCGCCCAGCAAACACCCTTGGCAACCAGAATCCACCTATAGAATTTCTCCTTGCTCTCAAACCGACCAATCACACAGCACCAGGAAGTCTCCCTGTCCTCAAACTGACCAATCGCAGAGTTACAGGATGTCCCCTTGCCCTCAAACTGACCAATCAGGCAGCTCGGGCCACTTTACAGACCACACTGGCAGCAGGAG gtgtttgtcccctcCAGAGCGTGAGCAGGACCGGGGTGAGGTTGTGAGGGAGGCTCGGGGGCCTCTGACTCCACTGATGCGGGCCCTGATAGAGCTGGATGAGATCAGAACCCCTGAGGACCAGGCCCCCTGTAAGACCAGCCACAGTACCACTGACTCACTCTCACTGGTCTCCA GGCTGGGCAGCCGGAGGCCAACTGTTGGCTTCGTAGAGAGAAACCACAGAGAGCCACCAACACAGGACAGGGGCAAAGCTATGGAGGACAGGGGCGGGACTGGACATGAGAGTGGTGCGGCCGGATCTGAAAGAGGCATGGTTTGTCTGAATGGAGGCAGGGATGGACCTCCCCAGGGTGTGGCTTCTCCTGGAAGGGCTGCGTCTGGGACATTCAGGGGAGTGTGTCTGCTGAGAGCCCAGAGAAGTCTGTCTCCAGAAGGCCACAGgtcctcctctctgcccccccgcGCCCAGAGGGCCACCTTCCCCCCTACCACACCCA CTAAGAGAGAGACCCTGATGACGCCTCAGTCGGCTAAATCCAGCCCCAAACGCTGTCCTACAGAGAACTACTCCACTGCCTTTGGCAACCCACCACCACGACAACAGCAGCAGCTACACAACAG GTTTGACGTGGCGTCAGACCAGAGACTCCACAACTCCAGCCCCAGGAAGAGACTGTTTTCAGAAG ccaCCCAGCGGTCATCTGGTGGTTCAGTTGAGTCATCGGGCAGTGTTGAGCCCCAGAAGGGGGTGTGTGGGCTGGGCTGGGAGGAGCAGGGGGCTGGGGGGTCAGGCTCAGACCTCCAGGACCCCGGGACAGACCTACAGAACAGTCTCCACTCCCTGGCCGACGCTGAGAGGCTGTTTGACGAGCTCACTATGGAGAAACAACAG ATTGAGTCAGCGTTAAGCCGGATGCCTGGATCTGGTGGGAGGGTGAGCCTGCAGACCAGGTTAGATGAG GTGGCCTTAGAGAACCGTCTAGAGAGCGTAAACCGTGACCTGGGTTCCATCCGCATGACCCTGAAGAGGTTCCACGTTCTACGCTCCTCTGCCAACATATAG
- the LOC129818748 gene encoding M-phase phosphoprotein 9-like isoform X3, producing the protein MSTDDSISEDVSSLGALSHCHAGEGGKESESSEGTSAASGLGLGLGLSGTEEPNANSKTAGGTVDGRAEDITPACSLPHKIRSLCLSTEEAFGPGKSLPFINPSSLETLRALVQEIQSSGETDPEMWKDCEGRWLHLFQLVEKQYQEQILAQQEQYQCQIQLIQDEIKALVQLQNRQTSTQTHNNYPYTPTATTNTQTHHDYQSTLSTVTQTHPDYSSSPAVATIHPSPSTDLPNGNSPLSAPPTSLSVPQPFLSSTFPLPTSTRPGPVTPRERWAERAGTVLSSGYGTLSAWGSGLDGTKTPGGVEERGRGKEESGWSLHLQDYTETILIGQEGQQRSASANEVASRDNPSPPEQQRTSSQPLTSWAQRQRRSKPKKSTTGQAQPPLASPPPLQAPFPGQSVPQTSSSQEQQPSPRQSPRDSPLENTDLQDKHGSAATFTNSFPLRRSDSLMSEASGLTYWRMDVSELYRPLPDSFDSGAYLLLQEASISLKSPEDQKLSLREIYHSKQRTTESKHTDWDRSLTCSPTSPQVFTLDPTIHLRQSDRTSGFTSPSHFSSPSYPTQPQLYPRVDTPVSPDSMAEGSTNPGDTDCASNASSLSAVAPTLARVASARIKPSPSPPSTSKPLMLPSSQQRKALVTQASEEEGSHTHTSTLKQLAVSGRQTHSHTLSQSGPRMEKAASLEDPVIVSLLREKLREKHTRHVADLKAYYEAEIKVLRDKLDLSDLPHDLEQSNHTLRQRCAQLERALSEASSRIQELENKNTILEKQLADWPERYDTACSTATSLQQRLDESRQSGREKDSSAGRLRTRVRQLEEALENACRETQEKEARREREYKMLQDLLGEYDSLKKDHEGVKDNLVSTENKLFDANEQVSELKRVICKLESQVNQLEHENQARSRQAVHNHTQPSGAGLYHHPDLLLSPSKHPWQPESTYRISPCSQTDQSHSTRKSPCPQTDQSQSYRMSPCPQTDQSGSSGHFTDHTGSRRCLSPPEREQDRGEVVREARGPLTPLMRALIELDEIRTPEDQAPCKTSHSTTDSLSLVSRLGSRRPTVGFVERNHREPPTQDRGKAMEDRGGTGHESGAAGSERGMVCLNGGRDGPPQGVASPGRAASGTFRGVCLLRAQRSLSPEGHRSSSLPPRAQRATFPPTTPTKRETLMTPQSAKSSPKRCPTENYSTAFGNPPPRQQQQLHNRFDVASDQRLHNSSPRKRLFSEATQRSSGGSVESSGSVEPQKGVCGLGWEEQGAGGSGSDLQDPGTDLQNSLHSLADAERLFDELTMEKQQVALENRLESVNRDLGSIRMTLKRFHVLRSSANI; encoded by the exons ATGTCCACAGATGACAGTATCTCTGAGGATGTGTCCAGCCTGGGGGCCCTGAGCCACTGCCATGCCGGGGAAGGGGGCAAGGAAAGCGAGTCCTCAGAGGGCACCTCAGCAGCCTCTGGCCTTGGACTTGGGTTGGGGCTGTCCGGGACGGAGGAACCCAATGCCAACTCCAAGACTGCAGGGGGAACCGTAGATGGGAGAGCTGAAGACATCACACCAGCATGCAGCCTCCCCCACAAGATCAG GAGCCTGTGTCTGAGTACAGAGGAGGCCTTTGGGCCTGGCAAGAGTCTCCCCTTCATCAACCCCTCCTCCCTGGAGACCCTCAGAGCCCTGGTCCAAGAGatccagagtagtggggagaCTGACCCGGAAATGTGGAAGGACTGTGAG GGTCGATGGCTGCATCTGTTCCAGCTAGTAGAGAAACAGTACCAAGAGCAGATCCTGGCTCAGCAAGAACAGTACCAGTGCCAAATACAG CTGATTCAGGATGAGATCAAAGCCTTGGTTCAGCTCCAGAACCGCCAGACCAGCACACAGACCCACAACAATTACCCATATACCCCTACTGCtaccaccaacacacagacacatcacgATTACCAATCTACGCTTTCTactgtcacacagacacacccagacTACTCCTCTTCCCCTGCTGTTGCCACTATACACCCCTCACCCTCCACGGACCTTCCCAATGGGAACTcgcctctctctgctccccccacctccctctctgtcccccaaccCTTTCTGAGCTCCACCTTCCCTCTACCCACATCCACTCGGCCAGGGCCGGTCACCCCAAGAGAGAGGTGGGCTGAGCGGGCAGGGACGGTGCTGAGCAGTGGGTATGGGACCCTGTCGGCCTGGGGGTCAGGGCTCGATGGGACAAAGACTccggggggagtagaggagagaggccgGGGGAAAGAGGAGTCTGGTTGGTCCCTTCACCTCCAGGACTACACAGAGACCATTCTGATTGGCCAGGAGGGTCAGCAGAGGAGTGCCTCGGCCAATGAGGTGGCTTCTAGAGACAATCCTAGTCCACCTGAGCAGCAGAGAACCTCCAGCCAACCGCTGACCTCCTGGGCTCAAAGACAGAGACGCAGCAAACCCAAGAAGAGCACCACGGGGCAGGCCCAACCTCCCCTGGcttcccccccaccccttcagGCCCCATTCCCAGGCCAGAGCGTCCCTCAGACCTCTTCCTCCCAGGAGCAGCAACCCAGCCCCAGGCAGAGCCCTAGAGACAGCCCCCTGGAGAACACTGACCTCCAGGACAAG CATGGGTCGGCTGCTACCTTCACCAACTCCTTCCCTCTGAGGAGAAGTGACAGCCTCATGTCTGAGGCCTCag GTCTGACGTACTGGCGCATGGATGTGAGTGAGCTCTACCGCCCCCTACCTGACAGCTTTGACAGTGGAGCCTACCTCCTGCTGCAGGAGGCCTCTATCAGTCTG AAATCTCCAGAGGACCAGAAGCTGTCTCTCAGAGAGATCTACCACAGCAAGCAGAGAACTACTGAGTCTAAACACACCGACTGGGACCGCTCTCTCACCTGCAGCCCCACATCACcacag GTGTTTACTCTAGATCCCACTATTCATCTCCGTCAATCAGATCGAACCTCCGGCTTCACCTCGCCCTCCCACTTCAGCagcccctcctaccccacccagCCGCAGCTCTACCCCCGTGTTGACACCCCCGTCAGCCCAGACAGCATGGCTGAGGGCAGTACCAACCCCGGGGACACAGACTGCGCCTCCAACGCCTCCAGCCTCTCCGCCGTCGCACCTACCCTAGCCAGAGTGGCCTCTGCTCGGATAAAACCGTCCCCGTCGCCCCCCTCTACCTCCAAGCCCTTGATGCTCCCCAGCAGCCAGCAACGCAAGGCCTTAGTCACTCAGGCCAGCGAGGAGGAggggagtcacacacacaccagcaccctgAAGCAACTGGCTGTGTCTGGGAGGcagacgcactcacacacactctcccagagcGGCCCTCGTATGGAGAAAGCGGCGTCACTGGAAGACCCTGTGATTGTCTCTCT GCTGAGAGAGAAGCTGAGGGAGAAACACACTCGTCATGTAGCTGATCTGAAGGCTTACTACGAGGCAGAGATCAAAGTCCTCCGGGACAAACTGGACCTGAGCGACTTGCCTCATGACCTGGAGCAGAGCAACCACACACTCCGACAGAG GTGTGCTCAGCTAGAGCGAGCTCTGTCTGAAGCAAGCAGCCGTATCCAGGAGCTGGAGAACAAGAACACCATCCTAGAGAAACAACTG GCTGACTGGCCAGAGCGCTATGACACAGCCTGTTCCACGGCAACGTCCCTGCAGCAGCGATTGGACGAAAGCAGGCAGTCAGGCAGGGAGAAGGACTCCTCGGCCGGCCGCCTCAGGACCCGGGTCCGGCAGCTAGAGGAGGCCTTGGAGAACGCCTGCAGAGAAACACAAGAGAAGGAGgccaggagggagagggagtacaAGATGCTGCAGGAC CTTTTGGGAGAGTATGACTCTCTGAAGAAAGACCACGAGGGGGTTAAG GACAACCTGGTGTCTACAGAGAACAAGCTGTTTGATGCCAACGAGCAGGTTTCTGAACTAAAAAG GGTGATCTGTAAGCTGGAGAGCCAGGTGAATCAGCTGGAGCATGAGAACCAGGCCAGGAGTCGCCAGGCTGTCCACAACCACACACAGCCTTCTGGAGCTGG TCTGTACCACCATCCGGACCTGTTGCTTTCGCCCAGCAAACACCCTTGGCAACCAGAATCCACCTATAGAATTTCTCCTTGCTCTCAAACCGACCAATCACACAGCACCAGGAAGTCTCCCTGTCCTCAAACTGACCAATCGCAGAGTTACAGGATGTCCCCTTGCCCTCAAACTGACCAATCAGGCAGCTCGGGCCACTTTACAGACCACACTGGCAGCAGGAG gtgtttgtcccctcCAGAGCGTGAGCAGGACCGGGGTGAGGTTGTGAGGGAGGCTCGGGGGCCTCTGACTCCACTGATGCGGGCCCTGATAGAGCTGGATGAGATCAGAACCCCTGAGGACCAGGCCCCCTGTAAGACCAGCCACAGTACCACTGACTCACTCTCACTGGTCTCCA GGCTGGGCAGCCGGAGGCCAACTGTTGGCTTCGTAGAGAGAAACCACAGAGAGCCACCAACACAGGACAGGGGCAAAGCTATGGAGGACAGGGGCGGGACTGGACATGAGAGTGGTGCGGCCGGATCTGAAAGAGGCATGGTTTGTCTGAATGGAGGCAGGGATGGACCTCCCCAGGGTGTGGCTTCTCCTGGAAGGGCTGCGTCTGGGACATTCAGGGGAGTGTGTCTGCTGAGAGCCCAGAGAAGTCTGTCTCCAGAAGGCCACAGgtcctcctctctgcccccccgcGCCCAGAGGGCCACCTTCCCCCCTACCACACCCA CTAAGAGAGAGACCCTGATGACGCCTCAGTCGGCTAAATCCAGCCCCAAACGCTGTCCTACAGAGAACTACTCCACTGCCTTTGGCAACCCACCACCACGACAACAGCAGCAGCTACACAACAG GTTTGACGTGGCGTCAGACCAGAGACTCCACAACTCCAGCCCCAGGAAGAGACTGTTTTCAGAAG ccaCCCAGCGGTCATCTGGTGGTTCAGTTGAGTCATCGGGCAGTGTTGAGCCCCAGAAGGGGGTGTGTGGGCTGGGCTGGGAGGAGCAGGGGGCTGGGGGGTCAGGCTCAGACCTCCAGGACCCCGGGACAGACCTACAGAACAGTCTCCACTCCCTGGCCGACGCTGAGAGGCTGTTTGACGAGCTCACTATGGAGAAACAACAG GTGGCCTTAGAGAACCGTCTAGAGAGCGTAAACCGTGACCTGGGTTCCATCCGCATGACCCTGAAGAGGTTCCACGTTCTACGCTCCTCTGCCAACATATAG